A section of the Streptomyces sp. NBC_01363 genome encodes:
- the ltrA gene encoding group II intron reverse transcriptase/maturase: MDVLRRAWAGVCANRGAPGVDGMTVDAVETSGVDAFLQDLSRKLRMYTYRPSVLRRVQIPKPGRPGEFRPLSIPTVADRVVMTAAKLVLEPVFEAQFTEASYGFRPKRSAIDACEAVRVAANQRREWVFEADIRDCFGTIGHEALMAQVARRVVDRPMLKLIRAWLRMGVLEGGVTSPTGAGTPQGSPISPLLANVALHVLDEAWQREGRRLGTLVRYCDDFVVLSPTEQRAEQARELAARVLERLGMRLHPEKTGIVCLTRGGQGFDFLGFHHRKRESWKWRGRYYLQRWPSARAMWVLRDKVRAATARSKTERPVSAVVTDLNPVLRGWAAYFRNGNSGRKFNVVDGYVHERLAIFASTKHRLAGRNWATRFTYGWITRLGVYRLTGNVRRATAHASR; the protein is encoded by the coding sequence ATGGACGTTCTTCGGCGGGCATGGGCCGGTGTGTGCGCAAACCGAGGCGCCCCTGGCGTGGACGGTATGACCGTCGACGCGGTGGAAACCTCGGGGGTGGATGCATTCCTCCAGGACCTTTCGCGGAAACTGCGGATGTATACGTATCGTCCGTCAGTGTTGCGGCGGGTCCAGATTCCCAAACCGGGGCGGCCTGGGGAGTTCCGGCCGCTTTCGATCCCCACCGTGGCGGACCGTGTGGTGATGACGGCTGCGAAACTGGTCCTTGAACCAGTATTCGAGGCTCAGTTCACCGAGGCGAGCTACGGATTCCGGCCGAAGCGGTCCGCGATCGACGCCTGCGAGGCAGTGCGTGTCGCGGCGAACCAGCGGCGGGAGTGGGTGTTCGAGGCCGACATCCGGGACTGCTTCGGCACGATCGGTCATGAGGCGCTGATGGCCCAGGTGGCCCGGCGTGTGGTGGACCGGCCGATGCTGAAGCTGATCCGGGCCTGGCTGAGGATGGGAGTTCTGGAGGGCGGGGTGACGTCCCCGACCGGGGCGGGAACCCCGCAGGGATCACCGATTTCCCCGTTGCTGGCGAATGTCGCGCTGCACGTTCTCGATGAGGCGTGGCAGCGCGAGGGCCGCCGGCTGGGGACGCTGGTGAGGTACTGCGATGATTTCGTGGTCCTGTCGCCGACCGAACAACGGGCGGAACAGGCCCGTGAGTTAGCGGCACGAGTGCTGGAAAGACTCGGTATGCGGTTGCACCCCGAGAAGACCGGCATCGTCTGCCTCACCCGAGGCGGGCAAGGATTCGATTTCCTCGGCTTCCACCACCGGAAGAGGGAATCGTGGAAATGGCGGGGCAGGTACTACTTGCAACGCTGGCCTTCAGCCAGAGCGATGTGGGTACTGCGTGACAAGGTCCGCGCGGCGACCGCTCGCTCGAAAACTGAGCGGCCGGTATCCGCCGTAGTAACCGATCTCAACCCCGTACTGCGGGGATGGGCTGCGTACTTCCGCAACGGAAACTCCGGAAGGAAGTTCAACGTGGTCGACGGTTACGTCCACGAGCGGCTGGCGATCTTCGCCAGCACGAAACACAGACTCGCGGGCAGGAATTGGGCCACCCGATTTACTTATGGGTGGATCACCCGGCTCGGCGTCTACCGTCTTACCGGAAACGTACGCAGGGCGACAGCGCATGCCAGTCGGTGA
- a CDS encoding alpha-galactosidase, giving the protein MSTQSTEAVTTAELAPATFEPLLDTVEIAVLAPGADPAWTLSEVPGGLRMLHVEAPGSPVEIRLSAPLGDTAGYWHPKAGWSRTLVADWEGRSRVSLIDGLAAGCLYDYSGATLLAFAAADPVPEVALRFGVSEENDTHVVHLELPPSTTPHRILFVPRSPSVASAMRLLRGWYEKQTPAAMPVPEAARLPLYCTWYAFNQQVDATAVEQQAALAADMGFGTLILDDGWQRFGSGRGYAGVGDWLPDPDKFPDFATHVTRVRRLGLRYMAWVAPLLLGPRTDCYEQWASYAPALAKVPGAHVLDPRSPEVRSHVVRLCVRLVRAYGLDGLKVDFLDEAMAYAGDGRGDVGQALTLLLTELRTALLAERSDLLLELRQPYVGPGMAAFGNMLRSFDCPADSTANRVRTIDTALLAVGGVVHSDPLLWDTTAPATTAARQLIGALHSVPQVSVRLDALPEDHAEAVRFWLAQWRRLRPQLLDGMVEPGRPDDLYTLVRAGADGVNVVSVFSDRTVPVQPAVHRETVLINAAAENRLVLEVQDEGAQVEAEIRDPSGRIIERTRITLTPGLHNLPVPNMGLALIRKTA; this is encoded by the coding sequence GTGAGCACCCAGTCCACCGAGGCCGTCACCACTGCGGAACTGGCGCCCGCCACCTTCGAGCCACTGCTCGACACCGTGGAGATCGCCGTCCTGGCCCCGGGCGCCGACCCTGCCTGGACACTGTCCGAAGTGCCCGGCGGCCTGAGAATGCTGCATGTCGAAGCCCCCGGCTCACCGGTGGAGATCCGGCTCTCCGCCCCGCTTGGCGATACGGCCGGCTACTGGCACCCGAAGGCAGGCTGGAGCCGGACCCTGGTCGCCGACTGGGAAGGCAGGTCCAGGGTCAGCCTCATCGACGGCCTTGCCGCCGGCTGCCTCTACGACTACTCGGGCGCCACTTTGCTCGCATTCGCCGCAGCCGACCCCGTCCCCGAGGTCGCCCTGCGCTTCGGAGTCTCCGAGGAGAACGACACCCACGTCGTCCACCTCGAACTGCCGCCTTCCACCACACCGCACCGCATCCTCTTCGTACCACGCAGCCCCTCAGTTGCCTCGGCCATGCGCCTGCTGCGCGGCTGGTACGAAAAGCAGACTCCGGCTGCCATGCCAGTTCCCGAAGCGGCCCGACTGCCTCTGTACTGCACCTGGTACGCCTTCAACCAGCAGGTCGATGCGACAGCCGTCGAGCAGCAGGCCGCACTCGCCGCGGACATGGGCTTCGGCACACTCATCCTGGACGACGGCTGGCAGCGTTTCGGTAGCGGCCGCGGATACGCGGGGGTGGGGGACTGGCTCCCCGACCCCGACAAATTCCCCGACTTCGCCACTCACGTCACCCGCGTACGCCGACTCGGACTGCGCTACATGGCCTGGGTCGCGCCTCTGCTCCTGGGCCCCCGGACCGACTGCTACGAGCAATGGGCTTCCTACGCCCCGGCCCTCGCCAAGGTTCCCGGTGCTCACGTCCTCGACCCCCGCAGCCCCGAAGTCCGCTCCCACGTCGTCCGCCTGTGCGTCCGCCTGGTGCGCGCCTACGGTCTCGACGGACTCAAGGTCGACTTCCTCGACGAAGCCATGGCCTACGCAGGCGACGGCAGGGGCGATGTCGGGCAGGCACTCACACTCCTGCTCACCGAACTGCGCACCGCGTTGCTCGCCGAGCGATCCGATCTGCTGCTGGAACTGCGTCAACCCTACGTCGGTCCGGGCATGGCCGCGTTCGGCAACATGCTCAGGTCCTTCGACTGCCCGGCCGACTCCACGGCTAACCGCGTCCGCACGATCGACACCGCACTGCTCGCCGTTGGCGGTGTCGTCCACTCCGACCCCTTGCTGTGGGACACCACGGCCCCCGCGACGACCGCCGCACGGCAGCTCATCGGGGCACTTCACTCTGTTCCGCAGGTCTCCGTGCGCCTCGACGCACTCCCTGAGGACCACGCCGAAGCGGTCCGCTTCTGGCTGGCCCAGTGGCGCCGCCTGCGCCCCCAACTGCTCGACGGAATGGTCGAGCCCGGCCGCCCTGACGATCTCTACACTCTGGTGCGGGCCGGAGCGGACGGGGTGAACGTGGTGTCCGTGTTCAGCGACAGGACCGTACCGGTGCAGCCTGCGGTCCATCGTGAGACGGTCCTGATCAACGCGGCTGCCGAGAACCGGCTGGTGCTGGAGGTCCAGGATGAGGGAGCGCAGGTGGAGGCCGAGATCCGTGATCCCTCCGGCCGTATCATCGAGCGGACCCGGATCACGCTCACCCCCGGCCTGCACAACCTGCCGGTGCCGAACATGGGGCTGGCCTTGATCCGGAAAACCGCATGA
- a CDS encoding carbohydrate ABC transporter permease, which yields MSVVTSPTRTVRSAGVRDSRPPRLSARRLAPYAFVLPAVLLFAAFKLYPIGWSFVLSLHKTVDGVDTFVGADNYKRLLDDPLFWTALKNTAVILVVQVPIMLALATGLAVAFNSVLLRARSVFRLGFFMPMVTGLVAYGVIFSVLLNEKYGLVNWLLSLVGIGEVPWLTDPLWAKISLGLALTWHYTGYNAVILLARLQTIPKELYDAASVDGAGAWQSFRHVTLPGLRPAILLATVLSTIGTLQIFDEPYILTRGGPDNATLTIGVYLYQNAFTYFDFGYASAIAYVLAVLIGVLGLIQFRVLGDKS from the coding sequence ATGAGCGTTGTCACTTCCCCGACCCGTACGGTGCGATCGGCGGGTGTGCGCGACTCCCGACCGCCGCGCTTGAGCGCCCGCCGTCTCGCGCCGTACGCCTTCGTCCTGCCCGCCGTGCTGCTGTTCGCCGCCTTCAAGCTCTACCCGATCGGCTGGTCGTTCGTTCTCAGCCTCCACAAGACGGTCGACGGCGTCGACACGTTCGTCGGAGCGGACAACTACAAGCGGCTGCTGGACGACCCGCTGTTCTGGACGGCACTGAAGAACACGGCAGTCATCCTGGTGGTCCAGGTGCCGATCATGCTGGCGCTTGCCACTGGCCTGGCCGTCGCGTTCAACTCGGTCCTCCTGCGGGCGCGCTCGGTGTTCCGGCTCGGATTCTTCATGCCGATGGTCACCGGCCTCGTGGCGTACGGTGTCATCTTCTCCGTCCTGCTCAACGAGAAGTACGGACTGGTCAACTGGCTGCTCTCGCTCGTCGGAATCGGCGAAGTGCCGTGGCTGACTGATCCGCTGTGGGCAAAGATCTCCCTCGGTCTGGCACTGACCTGGCACTACACCGGCTACAACGCGGTGATTCTGCTGGCCCGCCTGCAGACCATTCCCAAGGAGCTGTACGACGCCGCCTCGGTCGACGGGGCCGGAGCCTGGCAGTCCTTCCGTCACGTGACGCTTCCGGGACTGCGTCCGGCGATCCTTCTCGCCACGGTGCTCTCCACCATCGGCACCCTGCAGATCTTCGACGAGCCGTACATCCTCACCCGCGGCGGCCCCGACAACGCGACGCTGACCATCGGCGTGTACCTGTACCAGAACGCCTTCACATACTTCGACTTCGGCTACGCGTCGGCCATCGCCTACGTCCTTGCGGTGCTGATCGGAGTCCTCGGCCTGATCCAGTTCCGGGTCCTGGGAGACAAATCATGA
- a CDS encoding LacI family DNA-binding transcriptional regulator — protein sequence MKVGIVEIAARAGVSEATVSRVINRRQGVATKTRDAVEKAMTELGYERPVEGQLVAVITEHVSNPFFADVAERIEAALAPHGLKAVLCPAFPGGVQEREFIASIIDKGIAAVVFLSSSNTVEGADTETYEMLRSRRIPYIGVNGGFADNVPAPVFSTDDALAAELAVDHLHRLGHRAIGMASGPAGNHPADRRVQGFLDAMAKRGSQDAERWVIRQSYTVEGGQAAAHTLLQLGATAIVAASDYMALGAIRGIRRQGFSVPGDVSVVGYDGSMITEFVDPPLTTVRQPADRLALEVGRSVLSLVSNREVPTGELFFDPELVIRSTTGPAPHK from the coding sequence ATGAAGGTCGGCATCGTTGAGATCGCTGCCCGGGCGGGTGTGAGCGAGGCCACCGTCAGTCGGGTCATCAACCGGCGTCAAGGAGTGGCGACGAAGACCAGGGACGCCGTCGAAAAGGCCATGACGGAACTCGGCTACGAGAGGCCCGTGGAGGGCCAACTGGTCGCGGTGATCACCGAGCACGTCTCCAACCCCTTCTTCGCCGACGTCGCCGAACGCATCGAGGCGGCACTGGCACCACACGGACTCAAGGCCGTGTTGTGCCCGGCGTTTCCCGGAGGGGTCCAGGAACGGGAGTTCATCGCCTCGATCATCGACAAGGGCATCGCGGCCGTCGTGTTCCTGTCCTCGTCCAACACCGTGGAGGGTGCCGACACCGAAACGTACGAGATGCTCCGCTCCCGACGTATCCCGTACATCGGTGTCAATGGGGGGTTCGCCGACAACGTTCCCGCGCCCGTCTTCTCCACCGACGACGCGCTGGCAGCCGAACTGGCCGTGGACCATCTACACCGTCTCGGTCACCGCGCCATCGGCATGGCATCCGGGCCAGCCGGCAACCACCCGGCCGACCGGCGTGTGCAGGGCTTCCTCGACGCCATGGCCAAACGGGGCAGCCAGGACGCCGAACGCTGGGTGATCAGGCAGTCCTACACCGTCGAAGGCGGTCAGGCAGCCGCGCATACCCTGCTGCAGCTCGGTGCCACCGCCATCGTCGCAGCCAGCGACTACATGGCCCTCGGCGCGATCCGCGGCATCCGCCGGCAGGGATTCTCGGTCCCTGGGGATGTCTCCGTCGTGGGCTACGACGGCTCCATGATCACAGAGTTTGTCGATCCGCCCCTGACCACCGTGAGACAGCCGGCCGACCGGCTCGCCCTCGAAGTCGGCCGCAGCGTCCTGTCGCTCGTCAGCAACCGCGAAGTACCGACGGGAGAACTCTTCTTCGATCCCGAACTGGTGATCCGCTCCACAACGGGGCCCGCGCCGCACAAGTAA
- a CDS encoding TetR/AcrR family transcriptional regulator has protein sequence MDRTQDGKPRRTAARGSYAVGDERRARILDAAVEHFAQWGFHASSLARIAKDVGITQGGLLHHFRSKEDLLISVLQRTDEQGGERLFAREPQSAVETFQTLLGLAAYNADRPGRTKMFNALVGEAGERGHPAHDFFVGRYRMVIEEIGRELRDAVERGEVKPDTDPEALAAEIAAVMDGLQLQWALAPETYDMVGRLRAYFDRLLRSVTVDGAGLPERSGGEEDRPES, from the coding sequence ATGGACCGCACGCAGGATGGAAAGCCCCGTAGAACCGCGGCTCGTGGCAGCTACGCCGTGGGTGACGAGCGCCGTGCCCGGATTCTGGACGCCGCTGTCGAGCACTTCGCGCAGTGGGGGTTCCATGCCTCGTCGCTCGCGCGGATCGCGAAGGACGTGGGGATCACGCAGGGTGGGCTGCTGCACCACTTCCGCAGCAAGGAGGATCTGCTGATCTCGGTGCTGCAGCGGACCGACGAGCAGGGCGGGGAGCGACTCTTCGCGCGCGAGCCGCAGTCCGCCGTCGAGACCTTTCAGACGCTGCTCGGCCTCGCGGCGTACAACGCCGACCGGCCGGGCCGCACCAAGATGTTCAACGCGCTGGTAGGGGAGGCGGGCGAGCGGGGCCACCCCGCACACGACTTCTTCGTCGGCCGCTACCGCATGGTCATCGAGGAGATCGGCAGGGAGCTCCGGGACGCCGTCGAGCGTGGTGAGGTCAAGCCCGACACCGACCCGGAGGCGCTGGCCGCGGAGATCGCGGCGGTGATGGACGGGCTGCAGCTGCAGTGGGCGCTCGCCCCGGAGACGTACGACATGGTGGGGCGGCTGCGGGCCTACTTCGACCGGTTGCTGCGGTCGGTGACGGTGGACGGGGCGGGGCTGCCGGAACGGTCCGGTGGCGAGGAGGACCGGCCGGAGAGCTGA
- a CDS encoding ABC transporter substrate-binding protein, producing the protein MDMSRRRVLGVGGALAAGAGLGGLTACSGTGSTGAQGGDVGDATKGSITVWSWQGPAAELRALVPAFNKKYPDIKVTVQDIGNPAIWDKITTSMAAGGAGLADVLHIGVDYLPGYVDRFPGQLADLGKLGAHKYRDSFAKGLWETVSPKGEQVNALPWEANSAGFYYRADVFEEAGVDVGALDTWDDAIEAGKKIKKKTGKYLLGIDKPASQQDSANFFQLLLQLQGGFYFNTDGDITLDSAEAVRAMSLIKKMNDAGLVSDISGGWNALISSIKKGTAAVLPWPTWFGGIIEETVPDQAGKWGVRLPPSVRRGGATAATVNSTHLAVAGTSKHQAAAWNFVEFALTRPESQVEIYRGKGIAPALLKAYDDPVFHEPSKFFGDQKKGEIFFGALKAPSPAFNYTSDYARALKVVTDAQTKVLLKGADPAKVLHAAADQLASQTGRQVAR; encoded by the coding sequence ATGGACATGAGTCGTCGCAGAGTTCTTGGAGTGGGCGGCGCACTTGCCGCAGGAGCGGGCCTCGGCGGCCTGACCGCCTGCTCCGGCACCGGCAGCACGGGTGCTCAGGGCGGCGATGTCGGTGACGCCACCAAGGGCTCCATCACGGTGTGGAGCTGGCAGGGCCCGGCGGCGGAGTTGCGGGCGCTGGTTCCGGCGTTCAACAAGAAGTACCCGGACATCAAGGTGACCGTGCAGGACATCGGGAACCCGGCGATCTGGGACAAGATCACCACGAGCATGGCAGCCGGAGGGGCGGGCCTCGCGGACGTACTGCACATAGGCGTCGACTACCTGCCCGGATACGTGGACCGCTTCCCGGGCCAGCTTGCCGATCTCGGCAAGCTGGGAGCCCACAAGTACCGGGACTCCTTCGCGAAGGGCCTGTGGGAGACGGTCTCGCCCAAGGGCGAACAGGTGAACGCGCTTCCGTGGGAGGCGAACTCGGCCGGGTTCTACTACCGTGCCGATGTCTTCGAGGAGGCCGGTGTCGATGTCGGAGCGCTCGACACCTGGGACGACGCGATCGAGGCCGGCAAGAAGATCAAGAAGAAGACGGGCAAGTACCTTCTGGGGATCGACAAGCCCGCCTCGCAGCAGGACTCGGCGAACTTCTTCCAGCTGCTGCTCCAGCTGCAGGGCGGCTTCTATTTCAACACCGACGGCGACATCACCCTCGATTCCGCCGAGGCCGTGCGTGCCATGTCGCTCATCAAGAAGATGAACGACGCCGGACTTGTCAGCGACATCTCCGGCGGCTGGAACGCGCTGATCAGCTCGATCAAGAAGGGAACGGCGGCGGTCCTGCCGTGGCCGACCTGGTTCGGCGGCATCATCGAGGAGACGGTCCCCGACCAGGCGGGCAAGTGGGGTGTGCGTCTGCCCCCGTCCGTACGCCGCGGCGGGGCCACCGCCGCCACCGTGAATTCCACACACCTGGCCGTCGCCGGTACCAGCAAGCACCAGGCCGCGGCCTGGAACTTCGTGGAGTTCGCGCTGACGCGGCCCGAGTCGCAGGTCGAGATCTACCGGGGCAAGGGGATCGCCCCGGCCCTGTTGAAGGCGTACGACGATCCGGTCTTCCACGAGCCGTCGAAGTTCTTCGGCGATCAGAAGAAGGGTGAGATTTTCTTCGGCGCCCTCAAGGCGCCCTCGCCGGCGTTCAACTACACCTCCGACTATGCCCGAGCGCTCAAGGTGGTCACCGACGCTCAGACGAAGGTGCTGCTCAAGGGCGCCGACCCGGCCAAGGTGCTGCATGCGGCGGCGGACCAGCTCGCTTCCCAGACCGGACGCCAGGTCGCCCGATGA
- a CDS encoding carbohydrate ABC transporter permease, giving the protein MTTPTRGAARAPRTGPHRPGRGILLTSGLAIVLAGVLLPFYWLVIASTHSTDEIFDSTPPLLPGGDLGKNISSLQETASFGQVVLNSLLIAVIYTVCAGAVCTLAGYAFTKYRFKGRDALFGVLMLGLVIPTQVTLVPLFKMMAELHWLNTYQAVIMPNLALPFGIFLMRQSMAALPDELLDSGRMDGCGELRLFLRVVLPPMRPALAALGIFLFLYQWNDFIWPLIVLRDNASLTIPVALASLQGVDDTDYGAILTGTAVAAIPMIIVFLALQRHFVSGLLAGAVKE; this is encoded by the coding sequence ATGACGACCCCCACACGTGGCGCCGCCCGCGCACCACGCACCGGCCCGCACCGCCCAGGCCGCGGCATCCTGCTGACCTCGGGGCTGGCCATCGTACTCGCCGGCGTGCTCCTTCCCTTCTACTGGCTCGTCATTGCCAGTACCCACAGCACTGACGAGATCTTCGACTCCACGCCGCCACTTCTTCCCGGCGGGGACCTAGGCAAGAACATCTCCAGCCTGCAGGAGACCGCATCCTTCGGGCAGGTCGTGCTCAACTCTCTGCTCATCGCGGTCATCTACACAGTCTGCGCAGGAGCCGTCTGCACCCTGGCCGGCTACGCGTTCACCAAGTACCGTTTCAAGGGCCGTGATGCGCTCTTCGGCGTGCTGATGCTGGGACTGGTCATCCCGACCCAGGTCACACTGGTGCCGCTGTTCAAGATGATGGCAGAGCTGCACTGGCTCAACACGTATCAGGCCGTGATCATGCCCAATCTGGCGCTGCCGTTCGGCATCTTCCTCATGCGCCAGTCGATGGCTGCGCTGCCCGACGAGCTGCTCGACTCCGGCCGCATGGACGGCTGCGGCGAACTGCGTCTGTTCCTGCGGGTCGTCCTGCCGCCGATGAGGCCCGCCCTGGCAGCACTGGGCATCTTCCTGTTCCTCTACCAGTGGAACGACTTCATCTGGCCCCTGATCGTCCTGCGCGACAATGCCTCCCTCACCATTCCCGTCGCACTCGCCTCGCTGCAGGGCGTCGACGACACCGACTACGGGGCCATCCTCACCGGAACGGCCGTCGCCGCCATTCCCATGATCATCGTCTTCCTGGCCCTTCAACGCCACTTCGTCTCCGGCCTGCTCGCCGGTGCTGTCAAGGAGTGA
- a CDS encoding carboxylesterase/lipase family protein, which yields MTTSPTVLTSSGPVRGERRESGMRFLGIPYAAPPVGELRFAAPVPPEPWTEVMDATAYGPTAQRRPFGEVTTIPEPTVPGESILNLNVFTPDVASPAGSGLPVLVWIHGGGYVAGSAASPWYDGAAFNRDGVIVVSFGYRLGIEGFLHLADAPDNRGVLDWIAALQWVRDNIAAFGGDPSKVTVAGQSAGGGAVQTLLATPAAQGLFRGAISVSGAVMQPQGRDMALTISRLFTERTGVPATAAALRDKSDDEHLALMDALNAPGPERQSLPLVVLAPFADGELVPAPVMDALTTGDAGTGTSLMLGFTSHEFNLMPAPDGGEEMLRAALAAMGLDPDRTQRFLDLNKDTPGALLGQAATDTTFRAPSLAITEARAARQLPTWLYQFEYTSTAATYAGLASHCLDLPFAFGLPADAEGVTAALGENPPQRLTDAMHSAWVAFVTDLDPGAGWPRYTTSQRSTMIWDAEPHTESDPLGPVRGIWLG from the coding sequence ATGACCACCAGCCCCACCGTCCTGACCAGCAGCGGCCCCGTGCGCGGCGAGCGCCGCGAGAGCGGGATGCGGTTCCTCGGCATCCCGTACGCCGCGCCGCCGGTCGGTGAGTTGCGGTTCGCGGCTCCGGTTCCGCCCGAGCCGTGGACCGAGGTGATGGACGCGACGGCGTACGGGCCGACCGCTCAGCGCCGTCCGTTCGGCGAGGTCACGACCATTCCCGAGCCGACCGTTCCGGGCGAGTCGATCCTCAACCTGAATGTGTTCACCCCGGACGTCGCCTCCCCTGCCGGGAGCGGTCTCCCGGTCCTGGTGTGGATCCACGGCGGCGGTTACGTGGCCGGTTCGGCGGCCAGCCCCTGGTACGACGGGGCGGCCTTCAACCGGGACGGCGTGATCGTGGTCTCGTTCGGTTACCGGCTGGGCATCGAAGGCTTCCTGCACCTGGCGGACGCGCCCGACAACCGTGGGGTGCTCGACTGGATCGCGGCCCTTCAGTGGGTGCGTGACAACATCGCGGCCTTCGGCGGCGATCCGTCCAAGGTGACCGTCGCGGGTCAGTCGGCGGGCGGCGGCGCGGTCCAGACACTGCTCGCGACGCCTGCCGCGCAGGGCCTGTTCCGCGGCGCGATCTCGGTGTCCGGAGCGGTGATGCAGCCGCAGGGGCGGGACATGGCGCTGACCATCTCCCGCCTGTTCACCGAGCGGACCGGAGTCCCGGCGACCGCCGCCGCGCTCCGCGACAAGTCCGACGACGAGCACCTCGCCCTCATGGACGCGTTGAACGCGCCCGGCCCCGAGCGCCAGTCACTGCCGCTGGTCGTCCTCGCCCCCTTCGCCGACGGCGAGCTGGTCCCCGCACCGGTGATGGACGCTCTCACCACCGGCGACGCGGGCACCGGTACCTCGCTGATGCTCGGCTTCACCTCCCACGAGTTCAACCTCATGCCCGCTCCGGACGGCGGCGAGGAGATGCTGCGCGCCGCGCTGGCCGCCATGGGCCTGGACCCGGACCGCACCCAGCGTTTCCTCGACCTCAACAAGGACACCCCGGGCGCCCTCCTCGGCCAGGCGGCCACCGACACCACCTTCCGCGCCCCCTCGCTCGCCATCACCGAGGCCCGCGCCGCCCGGCAACTCCCCACCTGGCTCTACCAGTTCGAGTACACGTCCACCGCCGCGACCTACGCGGGCCTGGCGAGCCACTGCCTCGACCTGCCCTTCGCGTTCGGCTTGCCCGCCGACGCCGAAGGTGTCACCGCCGCTCTGGGCGAGAACCCGCCGCAGCGCTTGACCGACGCCATGCACTCCGCCTGGGTCGCCTTCGTGACCGATCTCGACCCGGGTGCCGGCTGGCCCCGCTACACCACCTCACAGCGCTCCACGATGATCTGGGACGCCGAGCCGCACACCGAGTCCGACCCCCTGGGCCCGGTCCGCGGGATCTGGCTGGGCTGA